A genome region from Arachis duranensis cultivar V14167 chromosome 6, aradu.V14167.gnm2.J7QH, whole genome shotgun sequence includes the following:
- the LOC107493224 gene encoding uncharacterized protein LOC107493224 has product MRRSTNIVAEITSKLIVEEAKFCDIQEKRGTARGFSLSHLGVGSTSMVEGGQEKSAFWIQNFGMHVLVPLFLYQLLEAESCTFHKVTVNRSMQIAEALQMQMEVQKKLYKQIEVQRHLQLKIEAQGKYLQSGLHKAQETLAGMINNGSPGSPPISELIETRGGFSWSCGQRKQNRGTMCSLEI; this is encoded by the exons ATGAGGAGAAGTACAAACATTGTAGCAGAAATAACATCTAAATTGATTGTTGAAGAAGCTAAATTTTGTGATATACAG GAGAAAAGAGGGACTGCACGGGGATTCAGTTTAAGCCACCTGGGTGTTGGGTCCACTTCCATGGTTGAAGGTGGTCAA GAGAAAAGCGCGTTTTGGATTCAGAACTTTGGCATGCATGTGCTGGTCCCTTTGTTTCTTTACCAGTTGTTGGAAGCTGAGTCGTGTACTTTTCACAAGGTCACAGTGAACAG AAGCATGCAAATTGCTGAGGCTCTCCAAATGCAAATGGAGGTGCAGAAGAAACTTTATAAGCAAATTGAG GTGCAGAGACATTTGCAGCTTAAGATTGAAGCACAAGGGAAGTACTTGCAATCAGGACTACACAAGGCACAAGAAACACTTGCAGGAATGATCAACAATGGCAGCCCGGGATCTCCTCCGATTTCGGAACTGATAGAAACAAGAGGAGGGTTCAGTTGGAGCTGTGGGCAGAGGAAACAGAACAGAGGAACCATGTGTTCACTTGAAATTTAA